A region of the Myxococcus stipitatus DSM 14675 genome:
CGCATGGGGCTCACCTGGCGCGTGGTGATGCCCACGCTGGTGCGAGCGTTCGGGAAGTTGCCGGGCTGGGCGGGCACGGCGGAGGACCTGCCCGCGGGAGTGGCTGAGCAGTGGGCGCGGTGGTGCCTGTCCCCTGACTACCTGTTGAGCGAGGGCGGCGAGGCGCGTCGCGAGGCCTATGCGTCGCTGTACCTGCCGCTGCGGGCGTACAGCTTCGCGGACGACGAGATGGCGCCGCGTGCGGCGGTGGAGCACCTGTTGTCGTTCTACGCGGACTCGCTGATGGAGCACCGTCACGTGTCCCCGAAGGACCTGGGACGGGCCATCGGTCACTTCGGATTCTTCCGTGAGACGTTCCGAGACACGCTCTGGTGCGAAGCCACCGAGTGGCTCGCAATCCACGCCCTCACGCCTCGCCCTGCCACCGGGGCCTGAGGCAACACGCCCTCAGAACGTCCAGTAGAACATGGGGACGGGGACTCCTCGGAACGAGTCCACCGCCAGACTGAGATGAAGGGTGTACAGCGGCACGTAAGTCCCCACGAGCACGAAGACCCCAAGCCCGAGGACAGCCGCCAGCGCGAAGGGACCGCGTCGCGCGGAGTGAAGAACCTTCAAGGCTTGCATCGAGGAGACCAGAAAGAGAGTCCCCGGCACCACCGTCAGCAGAAACCCAATCCAATACAGCCATTCATGGCCGGGACTGGGGCTGAACGGCCCCTCGCCGCGACCCACGACACCGAGATGCGAACCCACCGACAGATAGGTCAGGACTAGCAACATGCCCACCGTGGCGAAGGTCCCCCCTGCGTAGAGCGCCATGGCCACGGAGCTGGACCAGCGCCGTTGACTCCCGAAGAACCGCAGCACGGCATGCATCACCAGCCCGAGCAGCGCGTAGTACAGATGCGGAACAAGCGTCCGCATGAACTGCTCGAACAGGGAAATCGTTGCCACCCCATACTTCACCGTCTTCATGACGCGCATGGCGCCGACGACCAATGCCGAGGCCACCGTCACGTAGGCCAGCGGACTCATGACCTCTTCCCATCCTCCGCGAGCCCATCGCTCCGCGAAGCGCCCAGGACTTCGCGCGAAGAGCCACGCGGTATTCAGCACCAACCTCACAGGAGCCAGTGCCTCCTGGGCCCATCGCGGCTCTTCTCCGTTCGCGGCGCCTTCTTCCGGGAAAGTCACTTCCACGCGAGGCGGCACTGAGAAGGACGGGGATGCCACGGACATCGGACGGCCCCCAGAGGCTTCGACCTCCGCGGGCGAGGGCCTAGGAGCAGGAATAGCCATGAGCCTCGACTCTAGGGAACGACGGAACCGCGAGCCGAACCCGCGCCCCGCCACCTCAACAGCATTCCGTTGAACAGACAACATCCCCCCACCCCGTCCCCCTCCTGACGCAGTAGAACGCGCTCCATGGACCTGGAGCTCCAAGGCAGATCCGCCCTCATCACCGGCAGCAGCAAAGGCATCGGCCGCGCCACCGCCGCCGCCCTCGCCCGTGAGGGCGCTCGCGTGTGCTTGAGCGCTCGCGGCGCGGAGGCCCTGGAGGAAGCCGCGCGCGAGCTGCGCGCCACCGGCGCAGACATCGCCACCGTCGTCGCGGACGTGGCCACCCTCGAAGGTGCCCGCGCCGCCGTCGACGCGGCCGTGCGCGCCTTCGGCACCCTGGACATCCTCGTCAACAACGTGGGCGGCAGCGGCGGCGCCGGGGCCTTCCACACCGCCACCACCGACCAGTGGACCGCCGTGCTCGACCGCAACCTCATGTCCGCCGTGTGGTGCAGTCAGCGAGCCGTGGAGGTCATGCGCGCCCAGGGCGGCGGCACCATCATCCACATCAACTCCATCTACGGCCGCGAGTACGCCACCAGCGCGCCCTACACCACCGCCAAGGCGGGCCTCACCGCCCTCACCAAGGAGATGGCCGTGGACCTCGCGCCCCACCGCATCCGCGTCAACGGCGTCGCCCCCGGCTCCATCCTCTTCCCCGGCGGAAGCTGGGACAAACGCCAGAAGGCCGACCCCGAGAAGGTCGCGAAGCTGGTCCAGGACGAGCTGCCCTGGGGTCGCTTCGGCTCGCCCGAGGAGGTGGCGGACGTGGTGGCCTTCCTCTGCTCGGAGCGTGCCCGTTGGGTCACCGGGGCCACCCTTCCCGTGGACGGAGGCCAGGGCCGCGCCTTCTGAGAGCACCGCCCGGCCACTGTGCTATGGAGGGCGCCCTCCGAATGGAAAACGCCGCGTGCTGAAGCTCTACAAGAAGGAAGGCGACAGCCTCCGCTACTGGGAGGTCTGGGTTCACGAAGGGGTGCTCACCACACACTGGGGCACCGTGGGCGAAGTCGGCGAGCAGAAGGAAGCGCCCCTCCCCCCGGACGAGGACCCCGACTTCGCCATCGCCGACGCCGCGGGCCCCCTCATCGAGGACGGCTATGACGAGCCCGAGCTCGACGCCATGGCCACCCTCCTCGTCCAGTACCCCATCGAGGGCAAGGGCACCGGCCACGACGTGGAGAAGCGCGTCGCCGTGGAGGAGCTCCTCACCGACGCCCTCGGCTGGACGGGCAACGGCGACGTGGAAGGCGGCGAGATGCGAGACGGCCACCTGCGCATCTACTGCCAGGTCATGCACACCGAGGCCGCCGTGCGCGCCGTGGTGACGGCCCTCGAGTCCGAGGACCTCCTCGACGGCGCCTCCGTGCTCCTCGCCGAAGGCGACGCCGAGCCCCGCCTGCTCTGGCCCACCGCCTCCTGAACGCACCGCGCGGCCTCGGAAGGTCTTCCCCCCGAGGCCGCCCACGCCCGCGCTACCGCCGAGCCGACTTGCCGGTGATGCGGCGCCACCAGTCGCTCAGACGCTCCGGCCGCAGGGCCGTCTCCATCTCATCGCCATCCAGGACACCATCCTCATCCTGGTCCACGCCGATGCGCGTCTCGGAGCCCTTGGGCACCAGCGTGTACGTCAGCTCCGCGCCAGGCCCCGCGCCCGCGAGCAATTGCGTCCCGCTCACCGTCTCCACGGCCTTGTCCGACTGGAACGTGCCACTGCCCAGGTACGTGAAGCCTCGCGTCTCTCCCGCGCGGATGCCCTTCACCACCAACCCCACCTTGCCCGCGTTCGCCAGCGTCATGAACTGAGCGAGCCGAGCGAGCTGCGCGGGCGTCGAGGAGACAATCGTCACCTGCTGCCCCACCGCCGCATGCGAGTCCTTGCTCGCGGGCCCCGGCGGCAACAGCGGGTCCGTGGGTGAGCCGAGCGGCAGGTCCCCGCCGGAGAAGGACAGCAGCAGCGCCACCAGGTCCGCCACGTCCTGGTCGCTCGACGGGTGGAACGGGGGCTCGGTGACGAAGCGCGCCAGCGAGTCCACGCTGCCATCGTGGATGAACGAGAAGCCCGTGAGGCTCTCCAGCTGGCTCAGCTCCAGGCCCACCTTCTCGTAGAGGTTGCGCAGCTGCGGCACCTTCAGCGAGACGTTGGTGCTGCCATCCGTGGACACGAGCGCGTGGTGCGACTCGCCCAGGGGACCCGTGGGCATCGGAACCCACGTGGTACCACTCCACTGGCTGTTCGTGCCCACCCCCGACGGGAAGGTGTGGCACGTGTTGCACGCGAAGAGCTGCTGCGCGAGCAGGTTCGGCGGACGGAACAGCGCCAGGCCCCGCGTCGCGTCGCCATTCGCCAAGGGCTGCCCCTCGGGCGCGAAGCGGCCCGTCGTGTAGTGGCCCGGCAGCGGCAGGTTCGACGGCAGCGAGTTGTCCAGGTTGCGGAACGGGTTGGGCGGGAAGGACAGCGTCGCGAGGAAGGAGCGCAGCTCGTTCATCTCCGGCGTCGTGAGCTGCGTGTCATCGCCCTGGAGCCCCTCGAACGCGGGGTTGAACTCCTCCAGGCTCGCGCGGTCTCCGCGCCAGTGCAGCGGCTCCTTGCCGATGATGTCCTGGAGCGTCTGCGTCGTCATGGGTCCCTTCATCGGGTGCCACGGCTCGAACGGGGGCAGCCCCAGCCCCATGCCCAGGTTCTGCCCCGTCAGCGCCTTCACCGTGCCGGACGGGTCACCCAAGTCCCACGCGAGCTTGTCCATGCGCGCATCCACATGGCACGACGCGCAGGAGATGTGGCCCAGGCCCGACGTCTTGTGCGTGTCGTAGAGGTGCTTGCGGCCCACCTTGATGGCGGACGGCGTCGGGTCGAAGAACGAGACGCGCGCCATCTCCCACAGCCAGCCCGCGTTCACCACGGAGATGCTCCCGCCGAAGCGGTTGAGCACGTAGAGCCGGTCTCGCACGGAGTCGTGGACGATGCCCGTGGGGCCCTCACCCACCGTCACCTGCCCCAGCCGCGTCCCACCCGGCCCCATCGCCACCACGTTGTTGGAGCCCATGCCCGTCACGAACGCCCGCGTGCCGCTCGAGTTCCAGACGACGCCGCGCGGGTCTCCCACCGACTGGTTGCGCACCGTCTGCGACACGGTGGGCGTGGCGTACGTCAGGTGCGGATTGAGGTCATGCACCACCGGCGAGGCGGGATTGTTCGGGTCCACCATCGCCATCAGCACGCGCAGGAAGCGCCCGTTGACGTTGGGCTCGAAGCGCACCTCGTTGTGCGCGTCCGTGCCCACCACCGTGACGGAGCCGGAAGGGTGCACCGCCAGCGCCATGTTCATGTTCATCAGCCGCCGGGCATAGGTGACGCCCAGCGTGGTGGTGTCGATGATGGCCAGGTCCCGGTCCGGCAAGTCCCAGCCGGTGCGGCGCCCGGAGCCGGAGGCATTCGGCCCGCTCACCAGGTCCGTCCAGTCCGCGGTGTTGTCATCCATCCACCGGCCCAGCGCGTTCTTCCGCACGATGAGCCCCACCGCGGGAGGCGGAGGATTCGCCGGGTTCTTCGCGGGAGAGAAGAGGGAGCCCGCGTTGGGCGGCGGGTTGACGCCGGCATAGGGGCCGCGCGGGTCATTCACCGCGTTGGGCGGATGGGCGGTGGGGTCCACCGAGCCACCGCCGAGGATGGTGGTGCCATTGCCCGACTCGAAGATGGCCGCATAGACGTAGCGCCCGTTCGCGCTCACCGCGAGCGCCCGAGGGTCCTCGCCCTTGAGCGCGATTCGCTGCGGCGCCGCATCCAACTGGTTGGGATTCACCACCATCACCCGGTTGACCTGGGAGCAGGTGATGAACGCGCGCTGCGGCGTGCCCGCGAAGATGACATCCGCGGGCTCGTCATCCGTGTGCAGGGTGGCCGTCACCACGCCCCGCTCCAGGTCGACGATGCTCACGCTGTCCGAGATGTGATTCACGACCCACGCCTCGGTATTGCTTCGAGCGCGAACAGAGACGGGGTCCAACCCCACGGGGATGGAATCCACCAACTCCAGGCTCCTGCGGGAGGTCAGGTCGAACACCATCAGCCGGTTGTTCGCTGTATTGACGGCGAGCAAGAGATTGCCATCCGGCGTCATCTCGAGCGGGTGAACCTGCGAATTTTCCCAATTTACAAAAGAATCATTCGCCTGAGACACACCCGGGAGCCAAGCCAAGACAACACAAAGCAAGACCGCGAGTCGTGCGACACCCACCATATCGGGGACCTCCACGTCGTGAAGAAGCGGTGCTTCTCACTGTCTTGCATTTAACAACGGGCTCGATGCAACTCCTTGCTCATCAAAATCGTGAAACGTCCTTGGCTCGCGTTCGACATTTCCTCTCACGAATCAAAGATTCGGGCTCCCTGGAAAGCGACTCGAGGCGTCACACACGCCGAGCAAAGACAAACAAGGGAACCCCACACCCCGAGGTAAAACAGAAAAAGCCGAACACCGGCTCCGTCTCCGGGCCGGTGCTCCAATCGGGCGGCATTTTTTCTGTTTCAGCCGTGAGAGCCCGGGGTCGAGTTCCCCTCAGGCCTGGGTCGAAACACACGGAAGAGGAGCGCGATGGAAGGCACCACCGTGAGCGCGCCGATGACGACCGCGACCAGCAGCACGCGCTGAGTCGAGGCGCTGGAGGCGGCGCTGCTCAGCGTGATGTCGGGCACCACCAGGTACGGGTACTGGGACGCGGCCCAACCCAGGACGATGAGCCCGGCCTGGAAGGCCGCGGCCAGCCGCGCCCACTGGAAGCGCCGCGTCCACAGCAGGGCGAAGGCCGTCACCGCCGCCACCGCCGTGGCCCCGTGCAGCGCCAGCGCGAAGGGAGAGCGCAAGAGGCCCTCCCACACCCGAGGCGCGCCGCCGCGAGCCAGGAGCAGCACCACCAGGGCCGCGAGGAACACGGCCACACCCGCTCCCAGGGCCCGCCGACGGAAGTCCTCGCGCAGGCCCTCCGAGTGGGCCTCGTGGGTGAGGTACACCGCCGCCAGGAACGCGAAGAGGGTCAACGCCAACACACCCACCGCCCAGGCGAAGGGCGACAGCCACGAGGCGAAGAAGCCGCTCACCACCACGCGTCCCTCGACGCGGATGTCCCCGCTCGCCACCGCGCCCACGCACATGCCCAACAGCAGCGGCGCGACGACGCTGGCGATGCTGAAGACCAGCCCCCACTGCCGCTCCGCCGCGTAGCCGCGCAGGTCATAGGCGCGGAAGGTGAAGGCCGCGCCCCGGAAGACGATGCCGAGCATCAGGAGCGTGAGGGGGACATGCAGCGCCACGCTCAGCGCCGCGAAGGCGCGAGGGAAGCCCGCGAACATCAACACCATGCCGACGATGAGCCAGACGTGGTTCACCTCCCACACCGGCCCCATCGCGCGGGCGATGAGGGTGCGCTGCTCCGCCTTGCGCGGGCCGGAGGCGAACAAATCCCACACACCGCCACCGAAGTCCGCGCCGCCGAAGAGGGCGTAGAGGACAAACGCCCCCGCCATCACGAAGCCCAGCATCGCCTCAGTGGACATGGGCGTCGTCCTCCTTCACGCCTCGGCCCGTCACCGGCCCCTCGTCGCGGTCCGGCATCGTGCCGGCCACCTGGCGCTTGAGCAGCGCCACCACCACGGCACCCAGCAAGAGATACACGAGCGTGAACGTCCAGAACGGCGCCGCCAGGTGGGGCACGGGCGTCACCGCGTCCGCGGTGCGCATGACGCCTCGGACAATCCACGGCTGGCGGCCCCACTCGGTGACGAGCCACCCCGCCTCCAGCGCCACCAACCCCAGCGGCCCCGCCACCAGCCAGGCCCACATCATCTTCCGGCCGGAGGGCCAGGCCTTCTTCCGCCACCGATAGACGAGCGTCACCAGCGACAAGAGCGCCATGGCGCTGCCCGTGGCGACCATCACCTGGAAGGCCGCGTGCACCTTCGCCACCGGAGGCCACGTGTCGCGCGGGAACTCGTTCAGCCCCCGCACCTCCGCGTCCGGGTCCCCGAAGGCCAGGATGGACAGCGCCTTGGGGACCGTCACCCCGCCCAGGCGCAGCGGCGCGCCGCGCTCCGTCTCGAAGTGCGACTCCATCGCCGCCAGCTTCACCGGCTGCGCCTTCGCCACGTGCTTGGCGGACAAGTCGCCCACCAGTGGCTGGAGCAACGCGGTGACACACGCCAGTGGGAGCGCCACCGACAGCGCCTTGCGATGGAATGCCGCACCCGGATGACGCAGCAGCACGAAGGCGTGGATGCCCGCCATGGCGAAGGCGCTCGCCTGATAGCAGGAGAGCAGCACGTGCGCGGTCTGGTACTGCCAGCCCGGACTGAACATCGCCACCAGCGGCTGCACCTGCGTGGGCCCGTCGGGCGTGGCCACGAAGCCGGACGGGTCATTCATGAAGACGTTGACCAGCGTGACGAAGAACGCGCTGGCCGCGCCGCTCACCGCCACCATGATGCCGGAGAACAGGTGCAGCCCCGGCGACACCCGCTCGCGGCCGTAGAGGTAGATACCCAGGAAGATGGCCTCGGTGAAGAAGGCCACGCCCTCCAGACTGAAGGGCAGCCCGATCACTTCACCGTACCGGCCCATGAACTCCGGCCACAGCAGGCCCAGCTCGAACGACAGCACCGTGCCGCTCACCGCGCCCACCGCGAAGAGGATGGCCGTCCCCTTCGCCAGCTTGTGGCTCAGCGCCACGTAGTCCGCGTCACCCGTGCGCCGCGCCTTCCAGTCGCTCAACACCATGAGGACCGGCAGCGCCACGCCCGCCGCCGCGAAGACGATGTGGAACGCGAGCGACAGCCCCATCTGCGCCCGCGCATAGAGCAGGTCCGTCATGGACATCAGAATGCGTTATGTTTGATTTATTTGTATTTAGAAATTCTACTCGCCAGACAAAGCCGCACCGGGTGCCCCTCGGGGAGGCACGAGTGTCTGGACGGAGTTCTTCGCCACGGCGGTGGCCAGCGTGGTGGCGAAGATGAGGATGAGCTTGCGGCCCAGCTCCACGCCCACGGGCCGCTGCTCGGCGTTGGAGGCCAGGCGGTCCGGGTGCTCCCACGCGCGCTGGAGCGCCTTGCGCCGCTTCCTGCGCATCACCTCCGCGCGGTGACGGGAGCGATAGACGGCGAAGCCCACACCCGCCCCCACCAGCACCATGGCCACGGCGCCCGCGGCCACCAGCGCGCCGGAGTGCTGCTGGACCTGGTAGCGGACATCCAGCATCCGCCCGCGCCGGCGCTCCAACTCCTCCAGCGTCAGGAGCAGCTCGTCCCGGATGCGGTCCGCCGTCGCCTCCACCTGCCTGCGGTCATCCATGCCCTGGGTGATGCGGTGGTCCGCGTGGCGTTGACGCTCCGACAGCCCGTTGCCCCCTCGGCCGTTGCCATTCATTGCAGCGTCTCCCGCGTGAGGTGGTAGTCGAGCTTCAAGCGCTCCTGGGTGTGCAGCATGGGCTTCTTGGGCAGGCGCTTGACGCCCACCATCAGCAGCCCCGCCGCGACGGCGAGCAGCACCACGCCCACCAGCAGCACGCCCAGCGCCGCGCCCACGGGCAGCGCCAGCCCCAGCGCCACGAAGAGGACGGAGAGCGATACGAGGACCAGCACGGCGCCAGCCCCCAGGAGGATGCCCGCGGTGCGCGCCATCTTCAGCTCGTCCCGCAGCTCCTTCTTGGCGTGCAGCACCTCCGCGCGCACCAGCAAGCGGGTCTCCGCCAGCGCATGGCGGACGAGCTCCGCGGTGGACAGCGACTCCAGTTGGCTGCGCTCCAGGCGCTCTGATTCGAGGTCCACGGCTCACCTCTCCCGCACTCGGGAAGCAGGGCCTTGCCGGGTACGCGCCCGTCCGCTCGGACGGCACCTGCCCCCACTCCTCCGGACAAGGTGAGCAGGGCGAACGAGCGCGAGAAGCCCACCTGGAAGTACAGGACCGAGGCGCGCCTGGCCGCCTGCCCGAAGGCCGGCTCAGCGGCGGCGCTGGTGGGCCAGGGCGGTGGCCAGCGTCTCGCGCACCTGGTGCGCCCGGAAGAGGCGGTCCGCGGTGTCGACGAGGTTCTCCGAGTACAGCACCTGCTTGCGCAGCCGCGCGGGGATGGCGCGAGTGCCCAGGTGCGCGCCAATCAGCGCTCCCGTGAGCGCCGCGGCCACGTCCGCCTCACCGCCGCAGCGCAGCACCAGCGCCACGGCCTCGCGGAAGTCGTGCGGCACCTTCAGCGCGGCGTACAACGACGTCAGGAGCACCGGCACCACGTGCGAGGGCAGCCCGTCCACGCCCTTGAGCTCGCTGGGGGGCACCCCCACCCGACGCAGCTGCGTGAGCGCGCGCGTGGTGTCCCACGTCAGCAGCCGAGGCAGGTGCCGCACCTCTTCCGCCAGCCCCTTGTCGTGCACGGCCGCCGCCAGCGAGAGCTGCTCGCAGAACGCGGCGGGCGTCAGGGGCTCCTCCTCCATGCCCAGCGCGGCGGCCTGCGCGAACGCGGCGGCGGCGGCGGCGCAGACAGGGTCCTTGTGCGTGATGACGGTGAGCACGCCCGCGTCATGCGGCAGGCGCGCGCGCTGACCGCTCTCGAAGAGGCCCACCACCAGCGCGCGGCTGAGGACGGACGGGCACAGCGTGCCCAGGGGCGCGCCCGCGCTCATCCACGGCGAACCGCCGGACAGCCGCTGGAGCGACTCCGCGAGGCTGCGCGGCGGCTGGAGGATGATGCCCTCCTGCCACAGCCACGCCAGGTGCGCCGCCGCGCTGCGGCCCTCGACGCGGCCCTCGCGGATGACGCTCTCCGCCGCGGCCAGCAACAGCTGCGTGTCGTCGCTGAACTGGCCCTTGGCGAACTTCCCCCGAGGCCGAGGCGCGAAGTCCTCAGCGAGCCCAGGCAGCCGCGCGAGGCTGGCCGGTGGGATGCCGCGCAGCGGGAAGCCGAGCGCATCTCCAATGGCGAGCCCCACGAACGCCGCATGGAACCTGTCCTGGCGCTCGGAGGGAGTCAGCGACATGGAGTCGAGGAGATTAACCGAGGCTCAGGGCCGGGCGGACAAAGAGAAGCACGTGAATCGCGTGAAACGCGCACGGCTTCCGGTGAAATGACACGCGTGGGGACTTGACTCGCGAAGGAGGACTCCACTCACGTGTCTCACGCGAGCGGCTTCGGCCCCGTGCAGCAGGACACACGCCGTCATCACCGTCCACCTTCCTTGGCTCGTGCCCCGCCCGCCGTCGCGCGGGGGTGGGCTGACTACCGCAACCGGCATGGGGCGGCAAGCCCGAGCACCCCGGGGACCTCGCGCACCTGCACACGTGTCCAACTCCGGAAGCTTGCGTGCGTGCGGCTCGCACGGAGCGCAAGGCACACCCGGCATGTCCAGGTGGCAGCGACGCGCGGGAGTCGGCACACGCGCCGTCACGCGTCAGGCGTCGTCGCGTCCCAGGTTGACGACGGCTTGCAGCCGCGCCACCACGGCCTCCGCGCCCTGGTGCAGGTGCGTCCCGTCCCAGAGTGCGGGCACGGAGTGGCCACCGTGCAGCGTCCAGTCCAGCTCCGCCTGTGCATACGCGAGGTTGCGGAACTCGACGCGGTCCTCCAGCGCGTGGTCGACGACGTAGCGCCGCGCCACGGCGGAGGGCTTGTCGGCGATGCGGTGGAACAACTCGAGCGTGGAAGAGGTCATGGCGTCGACACGGGGAGGAAGAGCGCCGCCAGGTCCTTGCGGGAGCGGCCCACCAGGTCCGCCAGTGTGTACCGGTCCAGCACGGCGAGGAAGGCCTCTCGCGCCTCGGAGAGCACGCCCTTGAGGCCACACGCCGGCGAGATGGGGCAGGTGTTCTTCTCGCGGTTGAAGCACTCCACCAGCTCGAAGTCGGGCTCGGCCGCGCGCAGCACCTTGCCCACGCGGATGTCCTTCGTCGCGCGCGCCAGCATCACGCCGCCGGAGCGCCCCGCCTTGACCTCCACGAAGCCCTCCGACGCGAGCGTCTGCACCACCCGCACCAGGTGGTGCTTGGAGATGCCGTACGCGTCCGCCAGCTCCTGCGTGGAGGCGAGCCGCTCCGGCCTCGCGGCGAGGTAGAGCAGGACACGCAGCGAGTAGTCGGCGTGGAGGGTGAGGTGCACGTCAGCGAGCTCCCGAGGCCTCCGCCCTGGGGGTGCTCGGCAGGAAGACATCCGCGTGGAGGTCCTTCAGCGCGAGTCCCGAGAGGAAGAGCTTCTTGCGCAGGGATAACACCAATCCGGAGTCCCCGCAGAGGAAGGCCCGGAAGCCCGCGGGCTTGGGACACTCCGCGCGGAGGAGCACGTCGAGCGCGCCCTCCGCCACGTCCCGGCTGCCGCCCGTCAGCACGCTCGGCCGGTAGTGGAAACCCGAGTGACGACGCGCGAGTTCCCGCAGCTCCTCCGTGAGGTAGAGCCCCTCCGGCGTGCGCGCGCCCTGGAAGAGCCAGATGGGTCCGGTGTGTCCCGACTCGAGCGCGTCACGGACGATGCCGTACAGCGGCGCCAGGCCCGTGCCCGTGCCCGCGAGCAGCAAGGGTTGCTCGAAGCGGCCCGGAACATAGAAGCAGCTTCCCGCGGGGCCCTGCACGGCCACGGCGTCTCCCGCGCGCGCGTGCTCCGACAGCCAGCCGCTCATCAGTCCGCCCGGGATGCGGCGCACGTGCAACTCCAGCAGCCCCTCGCGCGGCAGGCTCGCCAGGGAGTAGCTGCGGGCGAGTCCATCCTCCCGCAGCAGCGACACGTACTGCCCCGCCCGGTAGTCCAGCGGCGCGGAGGTGGACAGCCTCACGCGCAGCACGCTCGCGGACAGCGGCGTCACGGAGTCGATGCGCGCGGGGACTCGCAGCGCGTCCGCGCCGGAGACCTCCAGGCGCGTGCCCGCGGCGGGCTTGCAGACACACGCGAGGAAGTAGCCCTGCGCGCGCAGCGTGTCCTTGAGTCCCACGCGCGCGGCGTCCGGCACGTCGCCGGAGGTCGCGCGCATGAGGCAGGACTGGCACGCCCCCGCGCGGCAGGAGTTCGGCACCGCCACGCCCTGGCGCAGGAGCCCGTCCAGCACGCTCTCCTCGGGCTCGAGCGGATACCACTTCGACTCGTGCTTCACCTGGGTCATGGACATGGCGTGCCTCCTGGGGGGTTCAGCGGTTGAGCACGTCCGCGCGAGCCCCACCCGCGATGGCCAGCACCTGCGCCACCAGCGGCGCGGCCACGCCCAATTCCTCCAGCGTGGCGCGCAGGTGCTCCACCACCGCGTCGAAGTGCACGTCGCCGAGGCCGCGCTTCACCAGGTGCGCATGGCCCGCGCGCATGTCCTTCCCCGAGTAGCTCGACGGCCCGCCCGTCACCATCGTCAGGAACGCCTTCTGCTTCGACGCCTGGCGCTCCATGTCCACGTCCTCGAAGAAGTGGCTGATGCGGTCGTCGGACAGCACCTTCCGGTAGAACACCTCCACCGCCGCCGCCATCGCCGGCTCCCCGCCAATCTGCTCGTAGACGCTCTTCTGCTGCGCAGCCGTGCTCATCGCATCCGCTCCTTCGCCCGGGTCGGGTTTAAAGATGCATTTCAAATGCATCGTTTGACAGAGAGGGTCAACTGAAGGAGAGAAGCCGCGCGAATCGAGGGAATCAGGCGCCCCGCGCAAATTCTTCACGTCTCCGCGCGAAAATTGCGCCCCAGTCCCGGGCCGGTGCCGACGTAGTGACGGAAGACGTAGAGCAGCGGCCGCCAGCGCGTCACGTCGACATGGTGGGTGCCTGGCACGGTGATGTCCTCGTGCGCGTGCACCCGGGTGACGCGCAGCTCGACGATGGCGAACGAGGGCGCGTCCTCGCCAGGCGTGAGCGTCGACCGGTGCGCCGAGAGCAGCACCGCCTCGAACTGCAGCGGACACTCGGCCACGCGCGGCGGC
Encoded here:
- a CDS encoding cytochrome ubiquinol oxidase subunit I, with the translated sequence MSMTDLLYARAQMGLSLAFHIVFAAAGVALPVLMVLSDWKARRTGDADYVALSHKLAKGTAILFAVGAVSGTVLSFELGLLWPEFMGRYGEVIGLPFSLEGVAFFTEAIFLGIYLYGRERVSPGLHLFSGIMVAVSGAASAFFVTLVNVFMNDPSGFVATPDGPTQVQPLVAMFSPGWQYQTAHVLLSCYQASAFAMAGIHAFVLLRHPGAAFHRKALSVALPLACVTALLQPLVGDLSAKHVAKAQPVKLAAMESHFETERGAPLRLGGVTVPKALSILAFGDPDAEVRGLNEFPRDTWPPVAKVHAAFQVMVATGSAMALLSLVTLVYRWRKKAWPSGRKMMWAWLVAGPLGLVALEAGWLVTEWGRQPWIVRGVMRTADAVTPVPHLAAPFWTFTLVYLLLGAVVVALLKRQVAGTMPDRDEGPVTGRGVKEDDAHVH
- a CDS encoding phage holin family protein encodes the protein MDLESERLERSQLESLSTAELVRHALAETRLLVRAEVLHAKKELRDELKMARTAGILLGAGAVLVLVSLSVLFVALGLALPVGAALGVLLVGVVLLAVAAGLLMVGVKRLPKKPMLHTQERLKLDYHLTRETLQ
- a CDS encoding YncE family protein, with translation MTPDGNLLLAVNTANNRLMVFDLTSRRSLELVDSIPVGLDPVSVRARSNTEAWVVNHISDSVSIVDLERGVVTATLHTDDEPADVIFAGTPQRAFITCSQVNRVMVVNPNQLDAAPQRIALKGEDPRALAVSANGRYVYAAIFESGNGTTILGGGSVDPTAHPPNAVNDPRGPYAGVNPPPNAGSLFSPAKNPANPPPPAVGLIVRKNALGRWMDDNTADWTDLVSGPNASGSGRRTGWDLPDRDLAIIDTTTLGVTYARRLMNMNMALAVHPSGSVTVVGTDAHNEVRFEPNVNGRFLRVLMAMVDPNNPASPVVHDLNPHLTYATPTVSQTVRNQSVGDPRGVVWNSSGTRAFVTGMGSNNVVAMGPGGTRLGQVTVGEGPTGIVHDSVRDRLYVLNRFGGSISVVNAGWLWEMARVSFFDPTPSAIKVGRKHLYDTHKTSGLGHISCASCHVDARMDKLAWDLGDPSGTVKALTGQNLGMGLGLPPFEPWHPMKGPMTTQTLQDIIGKEPLHWRGDRASLEEFNPAFEGLQGDDTQLTTPEMNELRSFLATLSFPPNPFRNLDNSLPSNLPLPGHYTTGRFAPEGQPLANGDATRGLALFRPPNLLAQQLFACNTCHTFPSGVGTNSQWSGTTWVPMPTGPLGESHHALVSTDGSTNVSLKVPQLRNLYEKVGLELSQLESLTGFSFIHDGSVDSLARFVTEPPFHPSSDQDVADLVALLLSFSGGDLPLGSPTDPLLPPGPASKDSHAAVGQQVTIVSSTPAQLARLAQFMTLANAGKVGLVVKGIRAGETRGFTYLGSGTFQSDKAVETVSGTQLLAGAGPGAELTYTLVPKGSETRIGVDQDEDGVLDGDEMETALRPERLSDWWRRITGKSARR
- a CDS encoding ADP-ribosylglycohydrolase family protein gives rise to the protein MSLTPSERQDRFHAAFVGLAIGDALGFPLRGIPPASLARLPGLAEDFAPRPRGKFAKGQFSDDTQLLLAAAESVIREGRVEGRSAAAHLAWLWQEGIILQPPRSLAESLQRLSGGSPWMSAGAPLGTLCPSVLSRALVVGLFESGQRARLPHDAGVLTVITHKDPVCAAAAAAFAQAAALGMEEEPLTPAAFCEQLSLAAAVHDKGLAEEVRHLPRLLTWDTTRALTQLRRVGVPPSELKGVDGLPSHVVPVLLTSLYAALKVPHDFREAVALVLRCGGEADVAAALTGALIGAHLGTRAIPARLRKQVLYSENLVDTADRLFRAHQVRETLATALAHQRRR
- a CDS encoding SDR family NAD(P)-dependent oxidoreductase, which translates into the protein MDLELQGRSALITGSSKGIGRATAAALAREGARVCLSARGAEALEEAARELRATGADIATVVADVATLEGARAAVDAAVRAFGTLDILVNNVGGSGGAGAFHTATTDQWTAVLDRNLMSAVWCSQRAVEVMRAQGGGTIIHINSIYGREYATSAPYTTAKAGLTALTKEMAVDLAPHRIRVNGVAPGSILFPGGSWDKRQKADPEKVAKLVQDELPWGRFGSPEEVADVVAFLCSERARWVTGATLPVDGGQGRAF
- a CDS encoding cytochrome d ubiquinol oxidase subunit II, translated to MSTEAMLGFVMAGAFVLYALFGGADFGGGVWDLFASGPRKAEQRTLIARAMGPVWEVNHVWLIVGMVLMFAGFPRAFAALSVALHVPLTLLMLGIVFRGAAFTFRAYDLRGYAAERQWGLVFSIASVVAPLLLGMCVGAVASGDIRVEGRVVVSGFFASWLSPFAWAVGVLALTLFAFLAAVYLTHEAHSEGLREDFRRRALGAGVAVFLAALVVLLLARGGAPRVWEGLLRSPFALALHGATAVAAVTAFALLWTRRFQWARLAAAFQAGLIVLGWAASQYPYLVVPDITLSSAASSASTQRVLLVAVVIGALTVVPSIALLFRVFRPRPEGNSTPGSHG